A window from Primulina huaijiensis isolate GDHJ02 chromosome 13, ASM1229523v2, whole genome shotgun sequence encodes these proteins:
- the LOC140991657 gene encoding uncharacterized protein — translation MAAASPSVVPSTLRIQSSLTFSSISLLQIQQIRVPFSSFTPFPHLLGIKTPKFSKPKIGTRAAPDSAIPSVVQEDEEKPAKELFAEESVKVLKNAAKTRKVPAKEVLSAFSEIEKAKFNPSDFLETLGGNESPGRTWMLVFTAEARLERGKYFPITAIQRFDAAGQRIENGVYLGPLGCLTFEGRISWNKRILAFVFERIRIKIGPLNPFEISFKGKDEREPNTKDPFFIWFYVDEEIAVARGRSGGTAFWVRCKRAPTY, via the exons ATGGCTGCTGCTTCTCCATCTGTGGTTCCCTCTACACTTCGAATTCAATCTTCTCTTACATTTTCTTCAATCAGCCTTCTTCAAATCCAACAAATTCGCGTACCCTTTTCCAGTTTCACTCCATTTCCTCATCTCCTCGGAATCAAAACTCCCAAATTCTCCAAGCCGAAGATCGGTACTAGAGCCGCTCCTGATTCCGCCATACCATCAGTTGTtcaagaagatgaagaaaaacCAGCTAAG GAGTTGTTTGCTGAAGAGTCTGTGAAAGTGCTTAAAAATGCGGCGAAAACAAGAAAAGTTCCGGCCAAAGAAGTTCTTTCTGCCTTTTCGGAGATCGAAAAGGCGAAATTCAATCCCTCCGATTTTCTTGAAACACTCGGAGGAAACGAATCACCTGGAAGAACTTGGATGCTTGTGTTTACTGCAGAAGCAA GATTAGAACGCGGTAAATATTTCCCCATAACAGCCATTCAGAGGTTTGATGCAGCC GGACAGAGGATTGAAAATGGAGTATATCTTGGGCCTCTGGGGTGCTTGACGTTTGAAGGTAGAATCTCATGGAATAAACGAATACTGGCATTCGTATTCGAGCGGATTCGAATCAAGATTGGACCTTTAAACCCATTCGAGATCAGTTTCAAAGGGAAAGATGAGAGGGAGCCGAACACTAAGGACCCTTTTTTCATATGGTTCTATGTGGACGAGGAAATAGCTGTTGCTCGTGGAAGAAGTGGAGGTACTGCATTTTGGGTTCGTTGTAAACGAGCCCCCACCTACTAG
- the LOC140956363 gene encoding beta-glucosidase 44-like — protein sequence MVHKTCLLFLLLSTLTQCCFGDHVPDSASFDMGGLSRSSFAKGFVFGTAGSAYQVEGMASKDGRGPSIWDTFIKVPGREPNNASGEVSVDQYHKYKEDIDLMARLNFDAYRFSISWSRIFPDGTGRVNKLGVDYYNRLINYMLQKGITPYANLNHYDLPQALQDRYKGWLGRQVVKDFSDYADFCFKTFGDRVKNWQTFNEPRVVAALGYDNGFFAPGRCSKAFGNCTEGDSSTEPYIVAHNLILSHGAAAQRYREKYQKQQKGRIGILLDFVWYEPLTRSKADNYAAQRARDFHIGWFLHPLVYGEYPKTMQNIVGKRLPKFTKEEVYMVKGSFDFVGINQYTAYYMYDAHQANPKNLGYQQDWNCGFAYERHGVPIGPRAHSYWLYIVPWGLYKAVTYVKEHYGNPRMILAENGMDQPGEVTLPKGLNDKLRIDYYRSYLAQLKKAIQDGANVIGYFQWTLLDNFEWRLGYTSRFGIVYVDFKTLKRYPKLSAYWFQRLLRRNN from the exons ATGGTTCATAAAACTTGTCTGCTTTTCTTGCTTCTTTCTACTTTAACTCAGTGTTGCTTCGGTGACCATGTCCCGGACAGCGCCAGCTTCGACATGGGCGGCCTGAGCCGGAGCAGCTTCGCCAAGGGATTTGTGTTCGGGACTGCGGGATCGGCTTATCAGGTCGAAGGCATGGCCAGTAAAGATGGCCGAGGACCTAGCATTTGGGATACTTTCATTAAAGTTCCAG GACGCGAGCCGAATAATGCTTCGGGAGAGGTGTCGGTGGATCAGTATCACAAGTACAAA GAGGACATTGATCTTATGGCAAGGCTCAACTTTGATGCTTACCGCTTTTCTATTTCATGGTCAAGAATATTCCCAG ATGGAACTGGAAGAGTAAATAAGTTGGGAGTAGATTACTATAACAGGTTGATAAACTATATGCTCCAGAAAG gtATCACCCCTTATGCTAATCTGAATCACTATGATCTTCCTCAAGCACTTCAGGATAGGTACAAGGGGTGGTTGGGACGTCAAGTAGT GAAAGATTTTAGTGATTATGCGGACTTCTGCTTCAAGACATTTGGCGACAGAGTCAAGAATTGGCAGACATTTAACGAACCTCGGGTGGTTGCTGCGCTCGGGTATGATAATGGGTTTTTCGCACCTGGAAGGTGCTCGAAAGCGTTTGGAAACTGCACGGAGGGTGACTCATCTACTGAGCCTTATATTGTTGCCCATAATCTGATTTTGTCTCATGGAGCCGCGGCTCAGAGATACCGCGAGAAGTATCAA AAACAACAGAAGGGGAGGATCGGGATTCTATTGGATTTTGTTTGGTATGAACCTCTTACAAGATCGAAAGCCGACAATTATGCTGCTCAAAGGGCAAGAGACTTCCATATTGGATG GTTCTTGCATCCTCTGGTTTATGGAGAGTATCCAAAAACAATGCAGAACATTGTTGGGAAAAGGCTTCCAAAATTCACAAAGGAAGAGGTGTATATGGTAAAGGGATCCTTCGACTTTGTCGGCATCAATCAGTACACGGCGTACTACATGTATGATGCTCACCAGGCGAATCCTAAGAACTTAGGCTACCAGCAAGATTGGAACTGTGGATTTGCTT ACGAACGCCATGGAGTCCCAATCGGCCCTAGG GCACACTCATACTGGCTTTACATTGTGCCATGGGGTCTATACAAAGCTGTGACTTACGTCAAAGAACACTATGGGAATCCTAGAATGATTCTGGCTGAAAATG GGATGGATCAACCAGGTGAAGTGACTCTTCCGAAAGGTTTAAACGACAAGTTAAGGATTGACTACTATAGGAGCTATCTAGCTCAACTGAAGAAGGCAATTCAAGATGGAGCCAACGTTATAGGCTACTTCCAGTGGACGTTGCTCGACAACTTCGAGTGGAGATTGGGATACACGTCTCGTTTTGGGATCGTTTACGTCGATTTCAAGACACTGAAGAGGTATCCCAAGTTGTCAGCTTACTGGTTTCAGAGGCTCCTGAGGAGGAACAATTAG